The following are from one region of the Mangifera indica cultivar Alphonso chromosome 14, CATAS_Mindica_2.1, whole genome shotgun sequence genome:
- the LOC123196993 gene encoding CRM-domain containing factor CFM9, mitochondrial, which produces MFAARNIQKHFFNFKTLSNPLYKNVALLKDASPKLVLSNVIQLSTLFSDDNPSSFKRLTHPVSGWSRAMSTSRRGNSLSTSRRGSSMRSKVERRMQKESGKTLREIRRAKKIKKKLMTDEERLLYNLKRAKKKVALLLQKLKKYELPELPAPVHDPELFTPEQLQAYKKIGFRNKNYVPVGVRGVFGGVVQNMHLHWKFHETVQVCCDNFPKEKIKEMATMLARLSGGIVINVHNVKTIIMFRGRNYRQPKNLIPFNTLTKRKALFKARFEQALESQKLNIKKIEQQLRRMGVNPEDPVAMASIQRVASTFFNAIDQKEGSPYVFQGDKELVGEPKRNIEHSEPPDDSDQEELDKFIAEIEDAADEEWAEEEAAENEETGKIRYWNREEFGGRFRRSENLRNGNQDDTRGWKDKHGKRRFTGSDDEDNSNSEVDDEWGSNNDQEMSDADEACKGPRQERGKREKVVTAINNKVSKRNAEANFNRKLVEEDSESENMFSDLENAMWQSDSEEELDMRASRADASPNYISDSNEEDGRAEDVRKTHNDTHFKRNSEANFRRNMADKDSGSEDLSSESEVEMLESDLDQDSVASVGGRYNYISAGEEYYHQPKDESSEVIHRPKKSPKQIDETWDSD; this is translated from the exons ATGTTTGCTGCGAGGAACATTCAAAAGCAtttcttcaacttcaaaaccCTCTCCAATCCTCTCTATAA GAATGTTGCATTATTGAAGGATGCTTCACCTAAATTGGTGCTATCCAATGTGATTCAACTGAGTACTTTGTTTTCTGATGACAACCCTTCCTCATTTAAGCGATTGACTCATCCCGTCAGTGGGTGGTCTCGTGCAATGTCCACTTCAAGAAGGGGAAACAGCTTGTCGACTTCAAGAAGAGGAAGCAGCATGCGAAGCAAGGTGGAGAGGCGAATGCAGAAGGAATCTGGTAAAACTCTAAGAGAGATCAGGAgagcaaaaaaaataaagaagaagctTATGACTGATGAGGAGAGGCTTCTTTATAACCTCAAAAGG GCCAAAAAGAAAGTTGCTTTGCTGCTACAAAAGCTCAAGAAATATGAGCTACCAGAATTACCAGCCCCTGTGCACGATCCCGAGCTATTTACACCTGAGCAGCTTCAAGCATATAAGAAGATAGGCTTtcgaaataaaaattatgttccTGTCGGTGTTCGTGGAGTATTTGGAGGAGTTGTCCAAAATATGCATCTCCATTGGAAGTTCCATGAGACAGTACAAGTTTGTTGTGATAACTTTCCCAAAGAAAAGATCAAGGAAATGGCCACCATGCTTGCTAGACTGAGTGGTGGCATTGTGATTAACGTACATAATGTGAAAACGATTATCATGTTTCGTGGTAGGAACTATCGCCAGCCCAAAAACTTGATACCTTTCAACACCCTTACAAAAAGGAAG GCATTGTTCAAGGCCAGGTTTGAACAAGCTCTTGAATCTCAGAAGTTAAACATAAAGAAGATAGAGCAGCAGCTCCGACGAATGGGTGTAAACCCTGAGGATCCAGTTGCCATGGCCAGCATACAAAGAGTTGCTTCAACATTCTTCAATGCAATTGACCAGAAGGAAGGAAGCCCTTATGTTTTCCAAGGAGACAAAGAGTTAGTTGGGGAACCCAAAAGGAATATAGAACATTCAGAACCTCCTGATGATAGTGACCAGGAGGAACTAGACAAATTTATAGCTGAAATAGAGGATGCGGCAGATGAAGAATGGGCTGAAGAGGAAGCTGCAGAGAATGAAGAGACTGGTAAAATCAGGTATTGGAACAGGGAAGAATTTGGGGGAAGGTTCAGAAGATCTGAGAACCTTAGAAATGGCAACCAAGATGATACCAGAGGTTGGAAGGATAAACATGGTAAGAGAAGATTTACTGGTAGTGATGATGAAGACAATAGCAATTCGGAGGTTGATGATGAATGGGGTTCCAATAATGATCAAGAGATGAGTGATGCTGATGAAGCTTGTAAAGGGCCTAGACAAGAAAGAGGGAAACGGGAGAAGGTTGTCACTGCTATCAATAATAAAGTTTCGAAGAGAAATGCTGAAgctaattttaatagaaaattggtGGAAGAAGATTCTGAGTCAGAAAACATGTTTAGTGATCTTGAAAATGCAATGTGGCAATCTGACTCTGAGGAAGAGCTTGATATGAGAGCATCTAGAGCAGATGCAAGCCCTAATTATATAAGTGACAGCAATGAAGAGGATGGGAGAGCAGAGGATGTTCGCAAGACTCATAACGATACTCATTTCAAAAGAAATTCTGAAGCCAACTTTAGAAGAAACATGGCCGACAAAGATTCTGGTTCTGAAGATTTATCAAGTGAATCTGAAGTTGAAATGCTTGAATCAGACTTGGATCAAGATTCAGTAGCTTCAGTGGGTGggagatataattatattagtgcTGGCGAAGAATATTATCACCAGCCAAAAGATGAGAGTAGTGAAGTGATTCATAGGCCAAAGAAGTCACCAAAACAGATAGATGAAACCTGGGACAGTGATTAA
- the LOC123195436 gene encoding uncharacterized protein LOC123195436 isoform X2 produces the protein MTDEYYNSKKSDDICEDVCGQTSRGGLTMSRLRCMFRAFDMKTYLFVFVFIPLFFFGVYLHGQKISYFLRPIWESPPKPFNVIPHYYNENVTQETLCKLHGWGIRESPRRVFDAVLFSNEADILTIRWKELYPYITQFVLLESNSTFTGLPKPLLFSSNRHRFDFVEPRLTYGVIGGRFKKGENPFVEEAYQRVALDQLLRIAGIEDDDLLIMSDVDEIPSAHTINLLRWCDNIPPILHLQLRNYLYSFEYFVDSKSWRASVHRYRLGKTRYAHFRQTDLLLSDSGWHCSFCFRHINDFIFKMKAYSHNDRIRFSHYLNPKRIQDVICNGADLYDMLPEEHTFKEIIGKLGPVPRTYSAVNLPAYLLNNAEEYKYLLPGNCKREGG, from the exons ATGACTGATGAGTACTATAATTCCAAGAAATCTGATGATATATGTGAAGACGTTTGTGGACAG ACGTCTCGTGGAGGATTGACCATGTCAAGGCTTCGGTGTATGTTTCGAGCATTTGATATGAAGACCTatctttttgtgtttgtttttatcccattatttttttttggtgtctATTTACACGGGCAGAAAATCAGCTATTTCCTAAGACCAATATGGGAATCTCCGCCAAAGCCCTTCAATGTGATCCCTCATTATTATAACGAAAATGTGACACAAGAGACTCTTTGCAAGCTTCATGGGTGGGGAATTCGTGAATCCCCAAGAAGAGTCTTTGATGCAGTGTTGTTCAGTAATGAAGCTGATATTCTTACAATTCGATGGAAGGAACTGTATCCTTACATTACTCAGTTTGTGCTTCTTGAGTCAAATTCAACATTCACTGGCTTACCCAAGCCATTGCTTTTTTCTAGCAATCGGCACAGATTTGATTTTGTGGAGCCTCGGCTGACTTATGGGGTGATTGGGGGAAGGTTTAAGAAAGGTGAAAACCCGTTTGTTGAAGAGGCATATCAAAGAGTTGCACTGGACCAGCTTCTTAGAATAGCCGGGATAGAAGATGATGACTTATTGATAATGTCTGATGTCGATGAGATTCCTAGTGCCCACACAATTAATCTGCTGAGATGGTGTGATAACATTCCACCTATCCTCCATCTGCAGCTGAGGAACTACTTGTACTCCTTTGAGTATTTTGTAGACAGCAAGAGCTGGAGAGCTTCAGTTCACAGATATCGTTTGGGCAAGACTAGGTATGCACACTTCCGTCAAACTGATCTCCTCTTGTCAGATTCAGGATGGCATTGTAGCTTCTGCTTCCGCCATATCAATGATTTCATATTCAAGATGAAAGCTTACAGCCACAATGACCGAATAAGGTTTTCTCATTACTTGAATCCCAAAAGGATTCAAGATGTCATATGCAACGGAGCTGACCTATATGACATGCTTCCTGAAGAACATACTTTTAAGGAGATTATCGGGAAGCTGGGTCCTGTGCCTCGTACATATTCAGCGGTTAATCTTCCTGCATATTTGTTGAACAATGCCGAGGAGTACAAATATCTCTTGCCTGGCAACTGCAAAAGAGAAGGTGGCTAA
- the LOC123195436 gene encoding uncharacterized protein LOC123195436 isoform X1, with protein sequence MTDEYYNSKKSDDICEDVCGQQTSRGGLTMSRLRCMFRAFDMKTYLFVFVFIPLFFFGVYLHGQKISYFLRPIWESPPKPFNVIPHYYNENVTQETLCKLHGWGIRESPRRVFDAVLFSNEADILTIRWKELYPYITQFVLLESNSTFTGLPKPLLFSSNRHRFDFVEPRLTYGVIGGRFKKGENPFVEEAYQRVALDQLLRIAGIEDDDLLIMSDVDEIPSAHTINLLRWCDNIPPILHLQLRNYLYSFEYFVDSKSWRASVHRYRLGKTRYAHFRQTDLLLSDSGWHCSFCFRHINDFIFKMKAYSHNDRIRFSHYLNPKRIQDVICNGADLYDMLPEEHTFKEIIGKLGPVPRTYSAVNLPAYLLNNAEEYKYLLPGNCKREGG encoded by the exons ATGACTGATGAGTACTATAATTCCAAGAAATCTGATGATATATGTGAAGACGTTTGTGGACAG CAGACGTCTCGTGGAGGATTGACCATGTCAAGGCTTCGGTGTATGTTTCGAGCATTTGATATGAAGACCTatctttttgtgtttgtttttatcccattatttttttttggtgtctATTTACACGGGCAGAAAATCAGCTATTTCCTAAGACCAATATGGGAATCTCCGCCAAAGCCCTTCAATGTGATCCCTCATTATTATAACGAAAATGTGACACAAGAGACTCTTTGCAAGCTTCATGGGTGGGGAATTCGTGAATCCCCAAGAAGAGTCTTTGATGCAGTGTTGTTCAGTAATGAAGCTGATATTCTTACAATTCGATGGAAGGAACTGTATCCTTACATTACTCAGTTTGTGCTTCTTGAGTCAAATTCAACATTCACTGGCTTACCCAAGCCATTGCTTTTTTCTAGCAATCGGCACAGATTTGATTTTGTGGAGCCTCGGCTGACTTATGGGGTGATTGGGGGAAGGTTTAAGAAAGGTGAAAACCCGTTTGTTGAAGAGGCATATCAAAGAGTTGCACTGGACCAGCTTCTTAGAATAGCCGGGATAGAAGATGATGACTTATTGATAATGTCTGATGTCGATGAGATTCCTAGTGCCCACACAATTAATCTGCTGAGATGGTGTGATAACATTCCACCTATCCTCCATCTGCAGCTGAGGAACTACTTGTACTCCTTTGAGTATTTTGTAGACAGCAAGAGCTGGAGAGCTTCAGTTCACAGATATCGTTTGGGCAAGACTAGGTATGCACACTTCCGTCAAACTGATCTCCTCTTGTCAGATTCAGGATGGCATTGTAGCTTCTGCTTCCGCCATATCAATGATTTCATATTCAAGATGAAAGCTTACAGCCACAATGACCGAATAAGGTTTTCTCATTACTTGAATCCCAAAAGGATTCAAGATGTCATATGCAACGGAGCTGACCTATATGACATGCTTCCTGAAGAACATACTTTTAAGGAGATTATCGGGAAGCTGGGTCCTGTGCCTCGTACATATTCAGCGGTTAATCTTCCTGCATATTTGTTGAACAATGCCGAGGAGTACAAATATCTCTTGCCTGGCAACTGCAAAAGAGAAGGTGGCTAA